The DNA sequence ATGTCCTTTTTACTTTTTGTATAATGTTTATAAATTTCTGCCACTCTCCTCATCATTAATTTACTCAAGAGAAATTAGTCCAACACTTTTTTTTCTGTtatataaaaaagagaaaaaatgcaAAGATAAGGTGCCCCACATTTAAAAGTTGCCGCTGTGCCCAATCCTTAAATTCATTATGATTGTGAAAGTTTTTGATGGAAAGCTTCAAATGTTGATCTTTGACATCTTCTAGCTTTGCGATTGTAATGATTAGTTATCATAAGTTTAATTAAACTTACAATTgaactttttttttgtcatttttcatGTAACAAGTTCATTCATTCTAGTAGAAAACAAGGTTAATTAACTATTTATTATTGTTTATGCTTGTCATTATTTGGTTTACTCTCTGCTAGGATATGTGTTTGAAGTTATCAGGTTATGCTTTTGATTGCTAGATTTCTGGTCAAACAAACTCAGGTTGTCGTAGAATGATCTTCTTAGTAGTTTTATTTTTatccaaggttcgtaatttcgtactgTATCGACATACCGAGTTCAGCTCAGTATGGTATGAGCGTATCGAGCAGTACACTCTGACGTAccgctcaatatatatatatatatgtatatatatatataataataataataataataataataataataataataataataataataataataataataataataataataaagttaaaataaaaaaGGGTGATGTTGCCTTGTTTCTTCTCCCCGTGCGGATGAGAAGTTGCCGACGACGCTGAGGCCTCGTTGCCTCAGATGAGGAGGAGGTGACATCTTATCTGCAACATCCAGGGAGTGAGGCTGGTGATGAATCGGGACTGTCAAGGGTGAGTGACGTCGGATCTCCagtttctcccttttcttctccctctttttccttctccctcggctaatatcaTCCGGTAACTGGCGGCGACGATCAAAATTGACCATTACTGATCGATTTCAGGCGATAACGGGGCGAAAACAGTCCCAATTGACGGTATcgcccgatagcgggcggtccgcataccggtctGCTGGCGGATCGGTACCGAacggtatcattcaaaattaaaatccttgcttttATCAATAGTATCTCAGTTTACATTCTCTTTTTAGTTTCTAAAACGAATCTAGTTAATATTGTTCTCACTGTCTTTTTTCCTGACAAGCCTATCTCAAATTTCTTGAGAGATTCTGGGAATAATTCACTCTTTTATATAGAGATTGTTCTTTATTCAGGCGTTTGGACAATTAGGCATTCTCTTATCTCATGAAACTAACCCTTATTTCATcaacattttgtatctttaatgatTATCTTAATAGCAAAATCCAATCTTGGTCCTTTTGATGGTAACATTTGCATAATTGTTGGTCTGTTTAGGTATGCATGTTTATTCATTTCGTTTTAGCTTTCACTTGGTTTTGTCTACCCTTTTATCAGTTTATCCTCATTTTAGAAATGCCTCTATCTATTGAGAAGGTCGATGAGATCAATGTATATGATATTTTTCTGTTTCTTTTCGTTATTTTTGAATAATGTATCTAAAACTGTTAACTGCCACCTGAAGGCATAAGTCAGCTGGCTAATTAATTGTATGATTTATCATAATTTACTTGATGGCTGCACTTCAATTTTGTAGGAAGCTCGAGCTCCACTGCAGATTTGGGTACTAGAAAAGAGCAACAACTTGCTGACTGAAGAAGGTGACGGCGGCAATATATTCTGTTTGAATACTTGAAACACTAGCGCAAGGAGCATGATTATTTTTGATGTGGCCTGATGTTAAATTAATTGCATGCATGAAATAGAGTTAATTTTATTTGTGACAGAAAATGGTTCCTACAATTTGTGGTTGTTATTGTAGACCTGTCAAGCTAACACAACTTGTTCAGTAATTAATCAGATGAAAGAAATTTTTGCTATTACCCTTAATTTTTGCAATGCTTATTAAAAGATGCTTTGTGAGTTTGTTCGTTAATGAAGCTCTCATCCTAGACTATTTGCTTTAACATATTTCTGCATCTTTAGTGCTTTTTTATGACTTTGGTTTATCATACGTAATTTTTTTGCAATAAAGGAGGGGTTTTCCTTCCATTTAGTGTCAGATAGATATTTTGCTGTGAAACTTGGTGCTAAACTGGCAGACAGCAGTTGGGAATGGTTGGGGCTTGTTTGCTTTTATAAAGAGCACAGATCTTTGTACCCCTGCAGATAATAATGGTTGAAAGATTACACTATCATCTTGGAATTTTAAGGCATGTTTTTAATTGATGGTGAATATATGATCGCTAGCAATTAAATAATGAAAACTGTAGTATTTGTGTCTATTAAGCTAGCTGTGATTTTATGCTGTAAATCTATTTTAGTATTTATGTATGCCTTGGTCTATGAGAAGATAAAGGTATGTTAAAAGATAGCTCATGATTGCACCTTTCTTTTTTGTAACTCAAAACAGTGACAAATTTCTTGGATTATGTGCTTGTTTTGATGAGCTGCTTAAAATCTTATGTTGTAATATCATCTGAAAAGCCTTGTTGTATCTTATAATATTGAGTGCAACTTAATTGACAAATGGCTAAAGTTATTCATGTGATATACATGACTTTTGTGTAAATGTAAAATGCTGATATATGTTTCTTTTGAAATAAAAGGAACTTGTTATGTCACTTTTGTTTTCATCTGGTGATTGCTGCTTTTAGTTCTTACCATGTGCTAATTCTTCAGATCAACATAATATTTCTATGAGCAATTTTGAGCATTTTCTTCGTGACAAAGATATAGATAACATGTTCCATAACTGTGTGATGGCATGACCTTACTAAAGCGATTGTCTTTACACCATGCAGTATGATTTGTATGTTCTTCTACTGCTTTTAATATTGTTTATGTTAATGTTGGCATATATATAAGTTCATATGTACTTGGTTTTATTTCAGGAAACTTACCAATTGCAGCTGATCAGTTGGATATATATTGGAGAGAGAAAGATGCAGATTCTGAATGGGTATTTACATTCCATGTTCTATTCTTAACATGAAAGAAAAATGTCTTGGTTTGTTTTGCATATATTTCCTCCTTTTCTATAGCATTTTGCACCTTTGAGAAGGAAATTATGACTTCATTGTGACTTTGTAAGATTGTCTTTCTTTACTTGTTTTGCTGCAAAATGATCTTAAAAAGCTGAACATTTATTTCACTTTATTAATTTCTACTATCACTGGGAAAGTTAACTTCATGTGACTGAAGTGACATTTTTTATCCTATCAGGACAAGCTAAGGTAAAGAATGTTCATGAACTCTATAGGACATAGCTAGGAagatgagatgtttgtataaggtGGATATCTTTTTTGGATGTGTCAACTCACATGCTTTTAGCTTATTAGATATGTTACTAAAGCCTGTATCAACCCACATGCTCTTCTTTGAGAAGAGTACTGGAGTTCATCTCTCGAATAGCATCTTTCGGTTAAATGTTTGTTTATGTGCAAGTTTTCATACATTGATGCTCTTTTATCTGGCAGGTTCGGGCCAATGAAAATCTGGATGTACTGGATGAAGAATATGATAGCTCAAAAGATGAAGTAtcatctgtttcctcctacaatcCTAGTAGAGGAAATTTTGATATGCCTTATCGGAGTTCTTTATCCTTGCAGTCAATTGCATCAAGGCTTTCTAGTAATGATTTTCATAATTTTCAAGCTGACCGCACCACTGTTCCCTCTCATGTTCCTCTTGCTCAGTTGTCTGTAGCTGAGGCCATAGATGATCCTGGTGCAGGTACTTATGTATCCTTTGAACTTGTTGTGTATATGTTCATATTAGAAGTGGATTACACGTTAGATTCGACTCTGATACATCAATTTCATCTGATCATCTATCTCTGATGTCATTTCTTTTCAGTTCTCATCGTATCAAACATTTATGCTAAAACAAGTTGGCAACTTGTTGTGTATATGTTCATATTGGAAGTGGATTACTCCTTAGATTTGACTCTGATACATCAATTTCATCTGAACATCTATGTCTACTGTCATTTCTTTTCGGTTCTCATCACATCAAACATTTATGCTAAAACAAGTTGGCGGTCACCTTAGATTTGACTCTGATACATCAATTTCATCTTATCATCTATGTCTGATGTCATTTCTTTTCAGTTCTCATCACATCAAACATTTATGCTAAAACAAGTTGGTGGTCAAAACCTAAATGCATCTTTGTCAAGGCAACTTATGTTCTTCATATACCACAGAAGCATGCAATGCATCACTTCTTCACTATAAGATTCTTTCTGTACCAATTTGCATTAGTCTGTTCTGTTATGTGttgtcatgcttaatgattttctTCTTTAAATAATTCCAAGCTGAGGGTTTTTTGTGCTGACAGGTGAGTCATCACCTCAGAATAGGTTGAATGATTCTTTATCTACTCCCTCTCCCAGTCAGCAAAGAAGTTCTCAAGAGTCAAAGTTTCTTAAGGATGATATTGTATCACCTTATACGCCTAAACCTGTTGAACCTCTGTCATGTAAGTTGTCATATTTTCTTCTTCCTGTTTCGTGTGCATAAACTACTGCTCTTTTTCCCTCTTAGCATAGAAGGATGATAAATAATCTGCAACAACCATTCCCTGCAGCAGAAGGCTTCATTCGTGGAAGGTCTTACAATATTAAGATTGATGACCAAACTTTGCTTCGGTTCTCTCCTAAGAACTCTGACTCAACTTACTACTTTGGCGACATGGTAAGACCATTttcaattgtttttcaaaaatcatatttttattgactAAAATACACATGGTATTCTGTCGACAGATTGGTGGCACTCTTACTTTCTTTCATGGAGGATTCAGGAGATGCCTTGAGGTATAAATATATGGACTCTATCAACTTCGTCTCCTTTCTAGAAGTTTCATCTAAATCTGTGAGCATTTTCAGATTGCAATAACTTTGGAGATTGCAGAAACAATTACCCAACGTTTTGTTCATCCTTCGAGGAGGAGCTCACCAACTATCACTAAGGTACTTCCTCTAGGTTCATGTTGGCTAGTTTTTTAAAGTTTAAGCAATGAAAACATATAATTTCTTGGTTACCCTTGTCAGTGACTAGACTATGTCCTTTTTATGCTTTTTTTTCTCAATTCCTAGCTTCTTTCATTCTTATTATAAATGTTTTGTGCTACATCAAAACTGCATACCTTATTTTTGGTGCTTATGCAAATTGCTCGAAGAAAGTGGTTCTCTTTTTGCCTAATTGTAAATATTTATTCTGGTATGATGGTGGCAGAGGAGATTAATCCAATAAAGTCGTTTTACATGTTCAAATTTTGTAAAAAAGAAATTTTGACTGCTTTGATAATCATCAATTCTATAGGTTGATTTAAGAAAGCAAATACAAGTCTTCTGTGAAGGAAAACAATGTTGCATGAATCCACCAATTAAATATTGATTCCACATCTGTATAATTGTCGTTCCTCGAACTAATTGTACGAAGGGATGCTTGATTAATTTATGAAAACAATTGTTGTTAGGAATACTCGAAGACATTCATTTGAAAGATCTTTGGCCTGATAACAAAAAGTTACACCTCTAAAAGAAATACTTCGAAGTATCTAGGAATCCAATGATTACTGAAAGATGAGCTGCCTGGGGGCAACTATAATGGGATCATTTTCTGAGGAACAATCAATCCAGTTTCTTTGTTGGTATTGTTGAATAAAGCAAACAACATTTGCAATGGATCATATTAGATAATGTGACCCATCAGTTGGATGGAGCACACGTGTAACAGTCTTCTCTTCATGAAtaatttcatttttttaattGTTACTACTTTAGTCTATTTAGCGGCTGGGTCTATTTTAATTTTCTGCTGAATTTTGTTTCCAAATGCTTTTGGTGGATGGATGTTAATAtacatcaatcaatgaactctgaCTCGCTCTTTTCAGATGGATTTTAATTTCATTGGGTATATTTTTAAATTGACACTTGGTTATGTATTAAACGTATAACCCTGTACTTCTGCTCATGGAGATGCTATCTCATCCTGGTGCTTTGAATATGCAGGTTCAGAGTGAACATCATGAGGTAGTGGCTGATTTGGTTCAGACAAGCTTTCTTTTCTCAATTCCTATTGATGGGCCAATATCCTTTTCCACACCAAAAGTATCAGTGCAGTGGTCACTTCGCTTTGAGTTTTTCACCACTCCCAAGGATTTGGACTTGAGTAGGTAATGTTGCAACAATCACCACTGCTAGGGTATTGTAGTTCAAACGTTTGTATCAGATGTCTTCCACTATCAACTGAATTCCATCCTCGTGCCATATTTTGCTGTCCCCATTGTGCATATGATGTTGCATTAGCGAAAGACCCATAATAAAGTCTTGATGAATTGATTAATTTATTGGAATTTCATGAGCTTAGCATGCCTACCTTTTCCATGGAGAGAGGAAGCAAGAAGCAAAGATCAAGCAATTTACCAGAACTCAGGAACATTTCCTAGTCTAACTTTTCAGAATTATGAACCCCATGATAGCAATACCTTTTCAAGTTCTTATTTGATTCATGCCAGTCATACCCTTAATTAGTTGTACGTTTTGAACAAACTTACAGCACTGTTACCTTGGTCATATTGGTTGATTGGAATGAAAGTACATTTTGTATCCTATCCTTTGACAGGTACGAGCATCCTCTACTCATTGAgcaaagagaaaaaggagaatGGATTCTTCCAATAACAGTTCATGCACCTCCTCTAAGAATTCGAGCTGGGCAGACAACAAATGAGAAGCCTTTGTCTCTCGGAAATCTCCAATGTGCTTAAAGGTGAGTAAAGCTTTAGATCTCAAAGTCGAGCTGCAATTCCTTCTGCCTTCTTATCACTAGGTAGGTTGGATATGAACAATGACGGTATTTCATTTATGAGCCCGAAGAGTATATCAAGGTTGAAAGTTAAGAATAGCTATTTAGGAAATCGTGAGTTAATTTGAACAATACAGAGAAAAACAGGttcttttgaaaattttgtaattGTGTAACATGTCCATATATATAATAACGGTTTCTTTGAAAAAAATTGCAATAGTGAAAGATGCCAATATGTCTAATGATTTTATCGGGTTTGGGCCTTTTatggaaaatattttcttctcgcaGATGAAAGTTGGTTGCATGCTGTGATGTTTTGAGGGCATGGTATTAATAGAATGACACATGTTCAAGCTGAAAGTAGACACTCAAGTCAGTTCAGTCTAAAAACAATACAATTAATTCCTTGTAATGTGTATAAATTGTTTGTTCGTGCAAGAATTTTCATTGTTCATTTTGGTTCTTCTACATGATATGTTATTATTTAGTTTGTATTTTTCCACTCCTTAACACTAGCATTTGGGAACATTTGCTATAATTGTTGTCTTTGAATTGCTGAGACCTTTGCTTGTTGGAACACAGATAATTAAGGAATTGCCTACTCCAATCTCGTACATAGAGTTTCAACCTCTTATCTTATTTTCATTAATATCTCCCTTTTGTCTGTTTTGCCACGGTTTGACTCCGCGATCTCATACAAGACCTTAATGTTTTCTCATGATGGATGATCGTAGCCTTACTCATGTCAAACTGATAGTAATGGTATTTAGTGATTTACCAGATGAAAAATTACTTGCATGTTTCAGGGACAAAGAATATCCAAGGATCTATTGCTTAATTCtgacaaaaaaaaatgattatttGTATAGGAGTGAGGATTGTTGACTTCTTATTTCATCGTTCACAATGATTAATATATTTatgcagattttttttctttcaggagGTGGTGATTCTGCCGTGCTTTATTTTGGAATAGCTAGCTACATTTAAGGAGCAGTCAGGCATGTGGCTTAATCGAATCTCTTCGAATTGCCAACCAGCTCAAAGCCGTATGTGCTAACTGGTCATTGAACAAATATCTGCATGAACACACCATAGAGAATGACATGGCACTCTGAAGTTTCACCCTTCATCTGCTATGGCAATTTCTGTGGATCGACCCACAGCCACCACATGTACGATGCCAAACTCCTATAACCATTATCCTCGATCTTTCTTCTCGAGAGAAATTTACAAGATTTCATGCATTTAAATTCATGGTTAACCAAGAACTGTAAGATTGCTCCCATTGCGTTTTGTCAATCAAGAGACTCTACTATCTGTCGTGCGACTATCCGCTAAAGTTGGGCTACTATTATGAAACTAGCTGTTTAACGGAAGCCATTTTGGTAATTGCTATTCGATTTTGTATCTTAAGCTTCCCATGAAAGGAGGGTTCAGATGTCATCGTCAGGCGAGCAATGCAGTGGAGTCTAACCCACATATTTGAATAGGTAAATCCTAACCATGCAGGTTGATTTTACATTGGACTTTTTGTTGGAATAGAAGTAATACTCAAAAGCCATGTTTGATTTTTGCGGTGAATTTTGTTGGAAGTAAAACCCTCGTATCTATTGCTGGAAGCAGATAAACGAGACGTCCAACGACGCTACTTATTTCGCTGTCATCGATAAATGCGGAGCGGAAACAAAGGTACCTGTTACAGTATATACTACAAGCTAGTTTTCCCTTTTTATTCGCTTCAAACATTCTCAGCATGCCGCACAATGCAACGACGATATGCAGCATGCAAAGACAGGTGCATGGGCCACTACATAGCAAAAAAGACTTCAAGACACACTAAAGGAGCGCGGCGTCATGTAGAGCTTAACGTCATCCAGACCTATGGTTGACGGGTGGAGGATCGTTAGGCGTAGCGACCGCCGGTCCCACGAGCAGCAGGCTCGGTGGAGCCGACGTAGGGGTTGTGGGCGGCGTCGGGCCTCGCCGTCCCCGTGTCCCGGCCTATCGGGCGGGACCGCACCGCGCCGCTAATCAGGTGGCCACCGGTAGGGTGGCCGGCCACCTCCCCCGGCGCTCCACCGACGGGGTAGACTCCCGGCTCGGCGACGCGGCCGCCGTCGTGGGCCGCGAGCGTCCTCTGCTGAGCGGCAGCGTTCTGCTGCATGGTCTCTTGCTTGTTGATCTCGGCTTCCCGTACCTTCTCCTGCTTCCGCTCCTCCGCCATCGCCTTCTCCGTCGGAGTGTGGGCCGTCATCTTCTCCACCTGCAGCGAACCATCTCGTTACATATGCCACAGATCCATATTAGTTGTGCGATGTGATAGGAGGGAGACCTTCTCCTGCACGGTGGCCGTCGTCTTGTCCATTCCAGCCTTGGCCGAGGCGGCGACGTTGCCGGCCGTCTCCTTCACGGACGCCATCGCGTTCTTTCCGGCTTGCATTCTTGCGGTACGATCTCTTCTCTCTTTTTCCTCTTCGTTCTCGAGTGGAATCGTAATACCTGCAGCCCCGGACAGGCCAGCGCACATAAAAGCAGCAACTCGCGACGTGGGGGCGACACGTTGCATGGTGACAACGAGGCACGTGGCTACGTAGCGGGCATCCGCGTGCCACGTACGCTCCTCGTTATATCGAGGTCGGTTTCAGATTGTTTGCCTCGTCATCGAGAAATCATATATATCCCACAGAAGCGAACCTTTTTCCGATTAAGTTCAGCAGCATTATCTGATACGAACGGTCAGACTCCGCCCCAGCATCCTTTTCTTATGGTAGTTTCACTACTTGCAGTACGCTGATAAATCGTGTTCTGAAAatgaaataaaacaaaataatccAGAGAAAAGCATAGACATGTGAGGTGGAGATGACGATAGGAGAGTCATAAAACATTAATGGAATCGTACGTCATTGCATACATCTTCCTGTCgcattattcatattaaaataattCGTTAAGTATAACATAGTGATTAATCTTCATCTTTGATTGTAATAATACGTGTTGTAATAAGAGATTAGAAGGGCGAATATGTTATTTCCATAACTCCGGGAGGATAAATATGTAATGCGATAAATAGGAGGAGGCCGTCGAGAAGACGTGTTGAACGAGATATCCCTCTTCCTCTCTGCCAACGGCCGGCGCGTCTCCTCCTACGACTCCAAATCATTTCTTTTTCGATTCCTGTCGCGAACCCTGTCTCCATGTTCTGATTCATCGAGGGAACCAAGGTTCCGACCGAGAGGTAGGTCGGTCGGCGGATCCTTGTTCGTCTTTTTCTTTTGGTTGCTTTGATTTGGATTCGATCCCGTGGCAGCATTCGGGGACCGGATGATTCGCCTGCTACCTGTTCGATTTTTTGTTTGCGTGAATTCCCGTAGATGATCTTGCTTCATCTTGTTATTTGATCGGATCCTGTTTAGGTGAACATGCGGGGCTACGTCCGGGAGCTCCTCCAAGGATGCCTGCGTTCTCGGAGGGCCTATTTTTCGGTAATTTTGCGATCTCATTTTGACTTTTGGATGTTGACCGTATAAGATAAGGGATAGTTGTTGGAGAACCTGGTTATGAGCTAAAATATAAGATAAATTCTGGGCTTTGAGGATAATGCGTATGCAAATGCTTTTGCCCTTTTCCATTATTCAATTTGTCTTGCAAGTTTGTGAT is a window from the Musa acuminata AAA Group cultivar baxijiao chromosome BXJ2-1, Cavendish_Baxijiao_AAA, whole genome shotgun sequence genome containing:
- the LOC103993387 gene encoding uncharacterized protein LOC103993387 isoform X1, which codes for MSQSGFSFFRSTGWFDEKKVDLSSKQDVAPSLSILLDKEIYRPGDLVTATVEICSPKVSNGYTDGGNWSNKASSFLLDNFSFEVKGLEKLDSQWFSTQKPLPGLKQRRGEHLFLDCMAPSIVSKVIISSGCSKTYVLRAELPKILPPSYRGVSIRYIYYVRSTISGRWFVLDNNDGSGVSTDDLIQVEARAPLQIWVLEKSNNLLTEEGNLPIAADQLDIYWREKDADSEWVRANENLDVLDEEYDSSKDEVSSVSSYNPSRGNFDMPYRSSLSLQSIASRLSSNDFHNFQADRTTVPSHVPLAQLSVAEAIDDPGAGESSPQNRLNDSLSTPSPSQQRSSQESKFLKDDIVSPYTPKPVEPLSSEGFIRGRSYNIKIDDQTLLRFSPKNSDSTYYFGDMIGGTLTFFHGGFRRCLEIAITLEIAETITQRFVHPSRRSSPTITKVQSEHHEVVADLVQTSFLFSIPIDGPISFSTPKVSVQWSLRFEFFTTPKDLDLSRYEHPLLIEQREKGEWILPITVHAPPLRIRAGQTTNEKPLSLGNLQCA
- the LOC103993387 gene encoding uncharacterized protein LOC103993387 isoform X2 → MSQSGFSFFRSTGWFDEKKVDLSSKQDVAPSLSILLDKEIYRPGDLVTATVEICSPKVSNGYTDGGNWSNKASSFLLDNFSFEVKGLEKLDSQWFSTQKPLPGLKQRRGEHLFLDCMAPSIVSKVIISSGCSKTYVLRAELPKILPPSYRGVSIRYIYYVRSTISGRWFVLDNNDGSGVSTDDLIQVEARAPLQIWVLEKSNNLLTEEGNLPIAADQLDIYWREKDADSEWVRANENLDVLDEEYDSSKDESIASRLSSNDFHNFQADRTTVPSHVPLAQLSVAEAIDDPGAGESSPQNRLNDSLSTPSPSQQRSSQESKFLKDDIVSPYTPKPVEPLSSEGFIRGRSYNIKIDDQTLLRFSPKNSDSTYYFGDMIGGTLTFFHGGFRRCLEIAITLEIAETITQRFVHPSRRSSPTITKVQSEHHEVVADLVQTSFLFSIPIDGPISFSTPKVSVQWSLRFEFFTTPKDLDLSRYEHPLLIEQREKGEWILPITVHAPPLRIRAGQTTNEKPLSLGNLQCA
- the LOC135598694 gene encoding 11 kDa late embryogenesis abundant protein-like, whose product is MQAGKNAMASVKETAGNVAASAKAGMDKTTATVQEKVEKMTAHTPTEKAMAEERKQEKVREAEINKQETMQQNAAAQQRTLAAHDGGRVAEPGVYPVGGAPGEVAGHPTGGHLISGAVRSRPIGRDTGTARPDAAHNPYVGSTEPAARGTGGRYA